Proteins co-encoded in one Candidatus Nanopelagicales bacterium genomic window:
- a CDS encoding HAD-IC family P-type ATPase, translated as MQQAGQTVAMTGDAVNDAAALKKADVGVAMGSGSDVTKQAANMVLTDDNFATLVHAIELGRDIYGKITAQLRYVMTGLFGVLLVMLLASALDVNAGQALTPVMLIFVTFLVGIFPAIGISTDSVEPGTMDKPPRDPNATILEPQYDPPVAVVRTGAGHRHPGAVLRPRRAGSGRAARERDRPRHSWWRRSARCGSRPPCAATWSRPGMAPTSRIGGGCSSH; from the coding sequence ATGCAGCAGGCGGGTCAGACCGTGGCGATGACCGGCGACGCGGTCAACGATGCCGCCGCACTGAAGAAGGCCGATGTCGGCGTCGCGATGGGCAGCGGCAGCGACGTGACCAAACAGGCCGCCAACATGGTGCTCACCGACGACAACTTCGCCACCCTCGTGCACGCCATCGAACTGGGCCGCGACATCTACGGCAAGATCACGGCGCAACTCCGATACGTGATGACCGGCCTGTTCGGCGTGCTGCTCGTCATGCTGCTGGCCAGCGCCCTGGACGTGAACGCGGGCCAGGCCCTGACGCCCGTGATGCTGATCTTCGTCACGTTCCTGGTCGGTATCTTCCCGGCGATCGGGATCTCCACGGACTCCGTCGAACCGGGAACCATGGACAAACCACCGCGGGATCCGAACGCGACGATTCTCGAACCGCAGTACGACCCCCCGGTGGCTGTTGTTCGGACTGGTGCAGGCCATCGTCATCCTGGTGCCGTACTTCGTCCTCGGAGAGCGGGGAGCGGACGAGCGGCCCGGGAGCGGGACAGACCACGGCATTCGTGGTGGCGGCGCTCAGCACGGTGTGGATCGCGGCCTCCGTGCGCCGCGACCTGGTCCCGGCCTGGCATGGCCCCCACTTCCCGTATTGGTGGTGGCTGCTCATCCCACTGA